A single region of the Candidatus Dadabacteria bacterium genome encodes:
- a CDS encoding DUF2877 domain-containing protein, whose translation MSKGSAIKQLNARTIGVNAYETLASLKSPANIEGVFENSFYIRVGEDELIRVIPYEQYISASSIIVEEKDRHSNFKSMGVEQGMEVICGEKNVLIGKRVAIADIHGVAKWRPPAVPDSASVRPLEIIKLNLRVLRDVIYTCPSREGLVPLLENVELVGSIDLFLKPRNDSFAERARPGIERVMWGIFSLDKAAITESAKTIIGLGPGLTPSCDDFLCGLLVSLKTGAAVLSMSDDTGFFDEIAGSIYEEARQRTTVFGSSMLREAREGVCPLAVVNLIHCLLTEDMERNAEASKTLVRMGETSGADIAIGVFYGIRFLVSRLENLEVLHETA comes from the coding sequence CGCAAGAACGATCGGGGTTAACGCTTACGAAACTCTGGCAAGCCTCAAAAGCCCCGCGAACATTGAAGGGGTATTCGAAAATTCCTTCTATATAAGAGTCGGCGAAGATGAGCTGATCAGGGTTATCCCATATGAACAGTACATTTCGGCAAGTTCGATAATAGTGGAGGAAAAAGACCGGCATTCGAACTTTAAATCCATGGGAGTCGAACAAGGCATGGAGGTTATCTGCGGAGAAAAAAATGTCTTGATAGGAAAAAGAGTTGCGATTGCCGATATCCACGGCGTCGCAAAATGGCGACCGCCCGCCGTCCCGGATAGCGCTTCGGTTCGCCCTCTTGAGATAATAAAGCTTAATCTGAGAGTGCTTCGGGACGTGATATACACCTGTCCCAGCAGGGAAGGTCTCGTGCCGCTGCTTGAGAACGTGGAACTTGTCGGTTCCATCGACCTTTTCTTAAAACCCCGTAACGACAGCTTCGCCGAGAGAGCAAGACCCGGCATCGAAAGAGTGATGTGGGGAATTTTTTCACTTGACAAGGCGGCAATAACGGAAAGCGCAAAGACCATAATAGGCCTCGGACCGGGACTCACGCCGTCCTGCGACGATTTTCTCTGCGGACTTTTAGTCAGTCTCAAGACCGGAGCGGCGGTGCTGAGCATGAGTGACGACACCGGGTTTTTCGATGAAATTGCCGGAAGTATTTACGAAGAGGCACGGCAAAGAACCACGGTTTTCGGCTCAAGCATGTTGAGGGAGGCCCGCGAGGGAGTGTGCCCCCTCGCGGTGGTCAACCTGATCCATTGCCTTCTTACCGAAGACATGGAGAGGAACGCCGAGGCTTCAAAAACGCTGGTCAGGATGGGGGAAACTTCCGGGGCCGATATTGCTATTGGGGTATTTTACGGAATCAGGTTTTTGGTCTCGAGGCTTGAGAATCTAGAGGTTTTGCATGAGACAGCTTAA